The Plasmodium relictum strain SGS1 genome assembly, chromosome: 9 genome window below encodes:
- a CDS encoding LEM3/CDC50 family protein, putative has translation MNILKKKNENSKKKRNLYYKKSSKFIGFLYKFVKWYRMEEAFGPIQAYKYSSVIIFLIFLFLFNLIVGILVLLISTQYIECRIPYEYKSQSYTKYSIVRVTPEHCKGIGSMKELIGTINVHYEIHGLQQNHYRFVSSFKKEQLSGQVFLKKEDVSECHPFITFSEGGVNKILHPCGIFPWNVFSDSYIFYDKEPDESPYPSPIPIKQKVEDITIKYYRKFFKNPSSDIINSNKEKVYFWMDEELQSKSLQENKETNEKLVILPQTLKYDEAGKAIENSHFINWMIPSALNYIKRLYAKIDGPLVFPFYIYIENRLKINDTKIVVISNSTPYPGTTFIGFLFIVISLIAFILSILYLIRMRKYQFT, from the coding sequence atgaatattctaaaaaaaaaaaatgagaactctaaaaagaagagaaatttatattataaaaaatcttCAAAATTTATAggatttttatataaatttgtgAAATGGTATAGAATGGAAGAAGCATTTGGCCCCATACAGGCATATAAATATTCTTCAGTgatcatatttttaatatttttatttttatttaatctgATCGTTGGTATTttagtattattaataaGTACTCAATATATAGAATGCAGAATTccatatgaatataaaagcCAATCATATACAAAATATTCAATTGTTAGAGTAACTCCAGAACATTGTAAGGGTATAGGTAGCATGAAAGAACTTATAGGAACAATAAATGTTCATTATGAAATTCATGGATTACAACAAAATCATTACAGATTTGTAAGTAGCTTTAAAAAAGAACAATTAAGTGGAcaagtatttttaaaaaaagaagatgtTAGTGAATGCCATccttttattacattttcaGAAGGTGGAGTAAACAAAATACTACATCCCTGTGGTATATTCCCATGGAACGTTTTTAGTGacagttatattttttatgataaagAACCAGATGAATCCCCATATCCTTCCCCTATACcaataaaacaaaaagtaGAAGATAtaacaataaaatattatagaaaattttttaaaaatccATCTAGTGATATTATTAATtctaataaagaaaaagtatatttttgGATGGACGAAGAATTACAATCTAAATCTTTACAGGAAAATAAAGAAactaatgaaaaattagTTATTTTACCTCAAACCTTAAAATATGATGAAGCTGGAAAAGCTATAGAAAATAGTCATTTTATAAATTGGATGATTCCATCAGCacttaattatattaaacgTTTATATGCTAAAATAGATGGGCCATTAGTGTTTCctttctatatttatattgaaaatagattaaaaattaatgacaCTAAGATAGTTGTTATTTCTAATTCTACTCCTTATCCTGGAACTACTTTTATTGGATTCCTTTTTATTGTAATATCTCTTattgcttttattttatccATTCTATACCTAATAAGAATGAGGAAATATCAATTTACATAA
- the AMA1 gene encoding apical membrane antigen 1, putative, producing MRKLYYILILSAQHFIYLSKCGKLTKKGANPQDNLLDNGKAVERSQTIQNPWREYMKKYDIQNNHASGIRVDLGGDAEFKDKTYRLPIGKCPVFGKGITIENSNKSFLDSVAVGNEKVKSGGFAFPKFPNGEHISPLSLEVLRVQYNHIDELKNLNPISLCSKHASNIRPDGDLNSEYRYPSVYDIENNICYVLYISAQENMGPRYCDSNKNNENALFCFKPEKLEKYKNLVYLTRDLRDDWEEYCPRKSLGNSKFGLWVDGICEEIPLTHSYDADNIMKCNELVFQSSACDQPRIYEEEFSDYEKLSQGIKNGNVNAIRNVFFPKGAFESDRYKSNGKGYNWANYDTVNKKCYIFNVKPTCLINDKNYIATTALSHPTEMENNFPCEIYKEAIEKEIGIQSKKMELQSNEKLILPRIFISNDKESLKCPCTPEEVVNSTCRFFVCRCIERMEELTKNNETKLKDEYVTSDPSSGNKKTMFIIATIVALVLLAAAFLIYFYRKKKSDDKFEKMEQTDAYGKSNERKDELLDPEASFWGEEKRGSHTTPVLMEKPYY from the coding sequence atgaggaaattatattatattctaATTTTAAGTGCTCAACATTTTATATACCTAAGTAAATGTGGGAAACTTACAAAAAAGGGAGCAAATCCCCAGGATAATTTATTAGATAATGGAAAAGCAGTAGAACGAAGTCAAACTATACAAAACCCTTGGAGAGAGTAcatgaaaaaatatgatatacAAAATAATCATGCTTCAGGTATAAGAGTTGATTTAGGTGGAGATGCAGAATTTAAAGATAAAACATATAGATTACCTATAGGAAAATGCCCAGTTTTCGGAAAAGGTATAACTATAGAGAATTCTAATAAAAGCTTTCTAGATAGTGTAGCTGTTGGGaatgaaaaagtaaaatCAGGAGGATTTGCTTTTCCAAAATTTCCAAATGGTGAACATATTTCTCCCTTATCTTTAGAAGTATTAAGGGTACAATACAATCATATTGATGaacttaaaaatttaaatccaATATCTTTATGTTCTAAGCATGCATCTAATATTCGTCCAGATGGTGATTTAAATTCAGAATATAGATATCCATCTGTTTATGATATTGAAAACAATATTTGTTATGTATTGTATATATCAGCGCAAGAAAATATGGGTCCTAGATATTGtgatagtaataaaaataatgaaaatgctTTGTTTTGTTTCAAACCGGAAAagttagaaaaatataaaaacttgGTATACTTAACCAGGGACTTGAGAGATGATTGGGAAGAGTATTGTCCTCGTAAAAGTTTAGGAAACTCTAAATTTGGTTTATGGGTAGATGGAATATGTGAAGAAATACCCTTAACACATTCATATGACGCCGATAATATCATGAAATGTAATGAACTTGTTTTTCAATCTAGTGCTTGTGATCAGCCGAGAATTTATGAAGAAGAATTTAGTGATTACGAAAAATTATCACAAGGAATAAAAAACGGAAATGTAAATGCTATTCGTAATGTATTTTTTCCAAAAGGAGCTTTTGAATCTGATAGATATAAAAGTAACGGAAAAGGTTATAATTGGGCTAATTATGATACAGTAAATAAGAagtgttatatttttaatgtaaaaCCTACATGCTTAATTAacgataaaaattatatcgCTACTACTGCTTTATCTCATCCAACTGAAatggaaaataattttccttgtgaaatttataaagaagcaatagaaaaagaaataggaATTCAATCTAAAAAGATGGAATTACAaagtaatgaaaaattaattttaccAAGAATATTTATATCTAATGATAAAGAAAGCTTAAAATGTCCATGCACTCCTGAAGAAGTAGTTAATTCAACTTGTAGATTCTTTGTCTGCAGATGTATTGAAAGAATGGAagaattaacaaaaaataatgagaCGAAATTAAAAGATGAATATGTCACTAGCGATCCTAGTAgtggaaataaaaaaacgaTGTTTATCATTGCAACTATTGTAGCTCTTGTCTTATTAGCAGCAGCATTTCTCATTTacttttatagaaaaaaaaaatcagatgacaaatttgaaaaaatggAGCAAACAGACGCTTACGGTAAATCAAATGAAAGGAAAGATGAACTGTTAGATCCTGAAGCATCCTTCTGGGGAGAAGAAAAAAGAGGATCTCATACTACTCCAGTTTTAATGGAAAAACCATATTATTAa
- a CDS encoding RNA (uracil-5-)methyltransferase, putative, translated as MNKLLFFYIFSFVFFHKKIFCSYRIRKIKSKSFCTLKELIFLKIMNSNDKKVIIEMASKSTTKNNNVYLSLNNYAKKLKEEYSSTKLIKNNVLSIFSYSLKYMDKKGLNKWLRNNIKAPFYDTFIPKNKPFAYIRFKSFEDLKIFEKMIENKHFHKNDSMSIIKINKSSKYSQKRKFNENIDYMNETKKLKIENLHENDKREDEKELLDLQSIIKINKAQKSKSVENYVTPFYKYSYEDQINIKHKFLKKCKDQILNNLKSKFMKQNLLFGEIETGLLDEEMNMSYNKNIIDNNDNLEKKNKKNETSSDSCFNKTILSNIKSNNNKNREITIDEKMKYYEFEIDKPLYPNEKGTNGYRNKCEFTIAHDENNNIEIGFVVGKMKTDLNENNIDKNANEDNSCNFSENNISNNASPINESQSTRLRNKKQKQSYYLNPVVNGVDDCIHIHPCMKKVVHEMKNIIKDSNYPVFDRVYKTGIWRLLIVRLNSKKELMITVQTYTLDQKKKKEIKKLLINRLTKKKDEQFMSFCDFKVVSLYLQEHDNSNDSTDQSLNEHLWGEEYLEEIILNNRFLLTPSCFFQVNHSSCELLYKKVIDYININKKKKNYIFDLCCGTGTISICASNEIKEEVNIIGIDICEGSIICANKNAEINKIKNYKFIQGRVEELFANEIKNVKEDDSNIIVIVDPPRSGLANSVINILSAHHFINQIIYVSCNPITLINNVTNILFQNENLKIKNLAFVDMFPHTFHVECITNIIKM; from the exons atgaataaattattatttttttatatattttcttttgttttttttcacaaaaaaattttttgttcatACCGCATACGTAAAATAAAGAGTAAATCTTTCTGCACATTAAAAGaactaatatttttaaaaataatgaattccaatgataaaaaagtaattattGAAATGGCTTCAAAAAGCacaacaaaaaataataatgtttatttatcattaaataattatgctaaaaaattaaaagaagaatatTCTAGTACAAAATTGATAAAGAATAATGTTTTAAGCATTTTCAgttattctttaaaatatatggaTAAAAAAGGTTTAAACAAATGGTTgagaaataatataaaggcCCCATTTTACGATACATTTATTCCTAAAAATAAACCATTTGCATATATCAGATTTAAAAGCTTTgaagatttaaaaatatttgaaaaaatgaTAGAAAATAAGCATTTTCATAAGAATGACAGCATGtcaattattaaaataaataaatcatCAAAATATTCGCagaaaagaaaattcaaTGAAAATATTGATTATATGAATGAAacaaagaaattaaaaattgaaaaccttcatgaaaatgataaaagggaagatgaaaaagaattattagaTTTACAgagtattataaaaataaacaaagcACAAAAAAGTAAAAGTGTTGAAAATTATGTAACtcctttttataaatattcatatGAAGACCAAATTAACAtaaaacataaatttttaaaaaaatgtaaagatcaaattttaaataatttaaagagTAAATTTATGAAACAGAACTTATTATTTGGAGAAATTGAAACAGGTCTGCTTGATGAAGAAATGAATATgagttataataaaaatattattgataataatgataatttagaaaaaaaaaataaaaaaaatgagacaAGCAGTGATAGTTGCTTTAATAAAACTATATTGAGTAATAtaaaatcaaataataataaaaatagagaaaTAACAATTGATGAAAAAATGAAGTATTATGAATTTGAAATAGATAAACCATTATATCCTAATGAAAAAGGAACAAATGGCTATAGAAATAAGTGTGAATTTACTATAGCTCACGACGAAAAcaataatatagaaatagGTTTTGTTGTtggaaaaatgaaaacagATTTAAATGAGAAcaatatagataaaaatgcAAATGAGGATAATAGTTGTAATTTTAGTGAAAATAACATAAGTAATAATGCATCTCCAATCAATGAATCACAAAGTACTAGACttagaaataaaaagcaAAAGCAGTCATACTATTTAAATCCTGTTGTTAATGGTGTTGATGATTGTATTCATATTCATCCTTGTATGAAAAAAGTTGTTcatgaaatgaaaaatatcataaaagATTCAAATTATCCAGTTTTTGATAGAGTTTATAAGACAG gTATATGGAGATTACTTATAGTACGTTTAAATAGCAAGAAAGAGTTGATGATTACGGTCCAGACTTATACATTagatcaaaaaaaaaaaaaagaaataaagaaattattaataaatagattaactaaaaaaaaagatgaacaATTCATGAGTTTTTGTGATTTTAAAGTagtttctttatatttacaaGAACATGATAATTCAAATGATTCTACTGATCAGTCATTAAATGAACATTTGTGGGGGGAAGAATATTTAGaggaaattattttaaataatcgTTTTTTATTAACACCATCTTGTTTTTTTCAAGTGAATCACTCTAGCTGcgaattattatataaaaaagttattgattatataaatataaataaaaaaaaaaaaaattacatatttgATTTATGTTGTGGAACAGGTACTATTAGCATTTGTGCTtctaatgaaataaaagaagaagtAAATATTATTGGTATAGATATATGTGAAGGTAGTATTATTTGTGCGAATAAAAATgcagaaataaataaaattaaaaattataaatttattcaaGGAAGAGTTGAAGAATTGTTTGCAAATGAAATTAAGAATGTGAAAGAAGACGATTCCAATATAATAGTCATAGTAGACCCTCCTAGGAGTGGCTTGGCTAATAgtgttattaatattttaagtgCACACCATTTtataaatcaaataatttatgtttCATGTAACCCTATaactttaataaataatgtaaCAAATATCTTAtttcaaaatgaaaatttaaaaattaaaaatttggCTTTTGTTGATATGTTTCCTCATACATTCCATGTTGAATGTATcacaaatattataaaaatgtaa